One Microbacterium trichothecenolyticum DNA window includes the following coding sequences:
- the cofD gene encoding 2-phospho-L-lactate transferase: MLSPQPRVVVLAGGVGGSKFTLGVRAALRRLGAPEATVVVNTGDDLWLSGVRLQPDVDSITYALAGVNDTVRGWGRAGDSERVNEELQAWGAGWPWFTLGDLDLGTHLARTGWLREGLTPTQVLERMAERWPLGIRMLPMTDSEVDTHVLLEDGRRLHFQEWWTRHRAQLTPRAFENPGITDSEPAPGVADALADADVVLLAPSNPVVSIGPILAVPGIRDALRATSARVVGVSPIIGGRVVRGMADVCLTAIGVETSAAAVARHYGARSDDGLLDAWLLAEEDEDAAAEVEAAGIGAVVEPLWMRDEEASAVIAEAALRA; the protein is encoded by the coding sequence ATGCTTTCTCCCCAGCCCCGTGTCGTCGTTCTCGCCGGTGGAGTCGGGGGGTCGAAGTTCACGCTGGGCGTCCGTGCTGCGCTCCGGCGGCTCGGTGCGCCCGAGGCCACCGTCGTCGTCAACACCGGCGACGACCTGTGGCTGTCGGGCGTGCGCCTGCAGCCCGACGTCGACTCGATCACCTACGCCCTCGCCGGCGTCAACGACACGGTCCGCGGCTGGGGTCGCGCGGGCGACTCCGAACGCGTCAACGAGGAGCTGCAGGCGTGGGGTGCGGGCTGGCCGTGGTTCACGCTCGGCGACCTCGATCTCGGCACCCATCTCGCCCGCACCGGCTGGTTGCGGGAGGGCCTCACCCCGACGCAGGTGCTGGAGCGTATGGCGGAGCGCTGGCCGCTCGGCATCCGGATGCTGCCCATGACCGACAGCGAGGTCGACACGCACGTGCTGCTCGAGGACGGGCGGCGCCTGCACTTCCAGGAGTGGTGGACGCGGCACCGCGCGCAGCTGACACCGCGCGCTTTCGAGAACCCGGGGATCACGGATTCCGAGCCCGCCCCCGGGGTCGCGGATGCCCTCGCGGACGCCGACGTGGTGCTGCTGGCGCCCTCGAACCCCGTGGTGTCGATCGGTCCGATCCTCGCCGTCCCCGGCATCCGGGACGCGTTGCGCGCCACGTCGGCGCGTGTGGTCGGCGTCTCGCCGATCATCGGCGGGCGCGTGGTGCGCGGGATGGCCGACGTGTGCCTGACGGCGATCGGGGTGGAGACCTCGGCCGCCGCCGTCGCGCGACACTACGGCGCGCGGTCGGACGACGGCCTGCTCGACGCCTGGCTGCTGGCCGAGGAAGACGAGGACGCCGCGGCCGAGGTCGAGGCGGCGGGCATCGGGGCGGTCGTCGAGCCGCTCTGGATGCGCGACGAGGAGGCGTCGGCCGTGATCGCCGAGGCGGCTCTCCGGGCGTGA
- a CDS encoding DUF2087 domain-containing protein, with the protein MANSLRPVRSLIAMLRRPQLRSAIGHALLEDEQSRESDLMQNVAKLGFVELVGDTYAVSDRFLAEALDALEEELGPLSVLRGDAISLGDLAPGEVDSSVAAVARRVLGEGERITEGALNERLRMFVGDVAFFRRHAVDTGVIEREPDGSWYWLAPAPGR; encoded by the coding sequence GTGGCGAATTCTCTCCGTCCCGTCCGTTCACTCATCGCGATGCTTCGTCGCCCGCAACTCCGATCGGCTATCGGTCACGCACTCCTCGAGGACGAGCAGTCCAGAGAGAGCGACCTGATGCAGAATGTGGCGAAGCTCGGTTTCGTCGAGCTCGTGGGTGATACCTACGCGGTCAGCGACAGATTCCTCGCAGAGGCTCTGGACGCCCTGGAAGAAGAGCTGGGGCCCCTTTCCGTTCTCCGCGGTGACGCGATTTCTCTCGGGGACCTCGCACCCGGTGAGGTAGACAGCTCGGTGGCGGCGGTGGCGCGGCGCGTCCTCGGGGAAGGTGAGCGCATCACCGAGGGGGCGCTGAACGAGAGACTTCGGATGTTCGTCGGCGACGTCGCGTTCTTTCGCCGACACGCGGTGGACACCGGCGTGATCGAGCGAGAACCCGACGGGTCTTGGTACTGGCTCGCACCGGCGCCAGGGCGGTGA
- the hemL gene encoding glutamate-1-semialdehyde 2,1-aminomutase, with translation MTDLNDQWFARAKDVIPGGVNSPVRAYGSVGGTPRFVQSASGPRITDAAGREYVDLVASWGPALLGHAHPEVVGAVQAAASRGLSFGAPTGAEVELADLIAQRVRVGDLKPVEKVRLVSTGTEATMTAIRLARGVTGRDLLIKFAGHYHGHSDGLLAAAGSGVATLALPGSAGVPAPIAAQTLVLPYNDLDAVREAFAVHGENIAAIIVEAASANMGVVPPLPGFNAAIADIAHSHGALLIMDEVLTGFRVHPAGFWGLQASRGETYLPDILTFGKVVGGGMPLAALGGRSDVMDHLAPLGPVYQAGTLSGNPLSVAAGLATLRLATPEVYATVDAAATRVADALDAALTAEGVVHTVPRAGSLFGVAFVPEVPRDYATALTQQSYRYAPFFHAMLDAGISLPPSVFEAWFLTAAHDDAALESVIDALPGAAKAAAEALDPTLLAQ, from the coding sequence ATGACCGACCTGAACGACCAGTGGTTCGCCCGCGCCAAGGACGTCATCCCCGGCGGTGTGAACTCGCCCGTGCGCGCCTACGGCTCCGTCGGCGGGACCCCCCGCTTCGTGCAGTCCGCCTCGGGACCCCGGATCACGGATGCCGCGGGCCGCGAGTACGTCGACCTCGTCGCCTCGTGGGGTCCGGCACTGCTCGGGCACGCGCATCCCGAGGTGGTCGGGGCGGTGCAGGCAGCGGCATCCCGGGGTCTGTCCTTCGGTGCGCCGACAGGTGCCGAGGTGGAGCTCGCCGACCTCATCGCCCAGCGCGTGCGGGTCGGTGACCTCAAGCCCGTCGAGAAGGTGCGCCTGGTGTCGACCGGCACCGAGGCGACGATGACGGCCATCCGTCTGGCGCGCGGCGTCACCGGCCGCGACCTGCTCATCAAGTTCGCGGGGCACTACCACGGCCACTCCGACGGACTGCTGGCGGCCGCAGGCTCCGGCGTCGCCACCCTGGCCCTGCCCGGTTCGGCCGGTGTTCCCGCTCCGATCGCGGCCCAGACGCTCGTGCTGCCGTACAACGACCTCGACGCCGTGCGGGAGGCCTTCGCGGTCCACGGCGAGAACATCGCCGCGATCATCGTCGAAGCGGCCTCGGCGAACATGGGCGTCGTGCCGCCGCTGCCCGGCTTCAATGCGGCGATCGCCGACATCGCGCACAGCCACGGTGCCCTGCTCATCATGGACGAGGTGCTGACCGGCTTCCGCGTGCACCCGGCCGGCTTCTGGGGCCTGCAGGCCTCGCGAGGCGAGACGTACCTGCCCGACATCCTGACGTTCGGCAAGGTCGTCGGCGGAGGGATGCCGCTGGCCGCGCTCGGTGGTCGCTCCGACGTCATGGACCACCTCGCTCCGCTCGGCCCCGTGTACCAGGCCGGCACGTTGTCGGGCAACCCGCTCTCGGTCGCGGCGGGCTTGGCGACCCTGCGTCTGGCGACGCCGGAGGTGTACGCCACGGTGGATGCCGCCGCGACCCGGGTGGCCGATGCCCTGGATGCCGCTCTGACGGCCGAAGGCGTCGTGCACACCGTGCCGCGGGCGGGCTCGCTGTTCGGTGTCGCGTTCGTCCCCGAGGTGCCGCGCGACTACGCCACGGCGCTCACGCAGCAGTCGTACCGGTACGCCCCGTTCTTCCACGCGATGCTGGATGCCGGCATCTCGCTGCCCCCGAGCGTGTTCGAGGCGTGGTTCCTCACGGCCGCCCACGACGATGCGGCGCTCGAGAGCGTGATCGACGCGCTGCCGGGGGCGGCGAAGGCCGCGGCCGAAGCGCTCGACCCGACGCTGCTCGCGCAGTAG